A window from Hemicordylus capensis ecotype Gifberg chromosome 2, rHemCap1.1.pri, whole genome shotgun sequence encodes these proteins:
- the LOC128343964 gene encoding olfactory receptor 2G3-like, translating to MYSEASWEGGNQSYQGEFILLGVADRPNLEMLLFSIILICYTMTLLGNTTIIVVSRLDPHLHTPMYFFLSNLSFLDLCYTTSLDPQMLVNFWSKSKAISYAGCAAELFISLALGSVECILLAAMACDRYAAVCHPLRYTSIMSPSLCFKMAAISWVSGFGNSVAQTIMTLRLPRCGRNRVDHFFCEVPILIKLACVDTTLNEAGLFVATVLFLLVPLGLIIISYGYIVAAVLRIRSAEGRRKAFNTCASHLVVVLLFYGPAICSYIQPPSNSSTRDRGKMMSLFYTSVTTMLNPLIYTLRNKEVHRALRRLINRNSTA from the coding sequence ATGTACAGTGAAGCATCATGGGAAGGAGGCAACCAAAGCTACCAAGGAGAATTCATCTTATTGGGTGTGGCTGACCGTCCAAATTTGGAGATGTTGCTCTTTTCCATCATCCTGATCTGCTACACAATGACTTTACTAGGAAACACAACCATCATTGTGGTCTCACGGCTGGACCCCCACCTCCACACCCCCATGTATTTTTTCCTCAGCAATCTCTCTTTCCTGGACCTCTGTTACACCACCAGTCTTGATCCTCAGATGCTGGTGAACTTCTGGAGCAAAAGCAAGGCCATCTCCTATGCTGGCTGTGCTGCCGAACTGTTCATATCACTTGCTCTGGGTTCTGTAGAGTGTATTCTATTGGCTGCCATGGCCTGTGACCGCTATGCTGCAGTCTGTCACCCATTACGCTACACTTCTATTATGAGTCCCTCTTTatgtttcaaaatggctgccatctcCTGGGTGAGTGGCTTCGGCAATTCAGTAGCCCAGACCATTATGACTCTTAGGCTGCCACGGTGTGGACGTAACCGAGTGGATCATTTTTTTTGTGAGGTGCCCATCTTAATCAAATTGGCCTGTGTTGATACCACACTTAACGAGGCTGGGCTCTTTGTTGCCACTGTGTTGTTCCTTCTAGTACCTCTGGGCCTCATCATAATCTCTTACGGCTACAttgtggctgctgtgctgaggattCGGTCAGCGGAGGGCAGGCGCAAGGCCTTCAACACCTGTGCCTCTCACTTGGTTGTAGTATTGCTCTTCTATGGTCCAGCCATCTGCAGTTATATTCAGCCCCCATCCAATTCCAGCACCCGTGATCGAGGCAAGATGATGTCCCTGTTCTATACGTCTGTCACTACCATGCTTAATCCCCTCATCTATACCCTAAGGAACAAAGAAGTACACAGAGCTCTAAGAAGACTGATCAACAGGAACTCAACAGCTTAG